In Brachypodium distachyon strain Bd21 chromosome 2, Brachypodium_distachyon_v3.0, whole genome shotgun sequence, one genomic interval encodes:
- the LOC100822948 gene encoding uncharacterized protein LOC100822948, which yields MTRPLFLRIVNALGEWSPYFTARTDALHRQGLSPLQKCTTVIRQLAYGTPADMLDEYLKIGESTAIECIQNFVEGVIDIFGAEYLRRPNTEDTERLLHISESRGFPGMLGSLDCMHWHWERCPEAWMGQFTRGDKGFPTLILEAVASQDLWVWHAYFGVAGSNNDINVLNQSPLFVEHLRGQAPKVNYFVNDKQYQHGYYLVDGIYPEWAAFVKTISLPQTEKHKLFAKHQEGARKDVERAFGVLQARFSIIRHPACMFDRGDIENVMMACIILHNMIVEDEKEKAADIIDLNEIASTSTVEPSVFTHGDIP from the coding sequence ATGACAAGACCACTCTTTCTACGTATTGTTAATGCTTTGGGCGAGTGGTCTCCGTATTTCACTGCAAGGACAGACGCTCTTCACCGTCAAGGTCTTTCTCCGCTACAAAAATGTACAACGGTTATTCGCCAATTGGCGTACGGCACCCCCGCGGATATGCTCGATGAGTACCTAAAGATCGGCGAGAGTACGGCGATTGAATGCATTCAGAATTTTGTGGAAGGCGTGATTGATATCTTTGGTGCAGAGTATTTGCGAAGACCCAATACTGAAGATACGGAGCGCTTACTTCATATCAGCGAGAGTCGTGGGTTTCCCGGCATGTTAGGAAGCCTTGATTGTATGCACTGGCATTGGGAGAGATGTCCGGAAGCATGGATGGGACAGTTTACTCGTGGGGACAAAGGTTtcccgacacttattttggaggCCGTTGCATCACAGGATCTTTGGGTATGGCATGCCTACTTTGGTGTTGCCGGATCGAACAACGACATCAACGTTCTTAATCAATCACCGTTGTTCGTTGAGCACTTGCGAGGGCAAGCTCCCAAGGTGAATTACTTTGTCAACGACAAGCAATATCAACATGGTTATTACCTTGTTGATGGAATATACCCAGAGTGGGCGGCATTCGTGAAGACAATTTCCCTCCCGCAGACAGAGAAGCACAAATTATTTGCCAAACATCAAGAAGGGGCTAGGAAGGATGTGGAACGCGCGTTTGGTGTGTTGCAAGCTCGATTTTCCATTATACGTCACCCAGCATGTATGTTTGACCGCGGCGATATTGAAAATGTCATGATGGCTTGCATCATTCTTCACAATATGATTGTCGAAGATGAAAAAGAGAAGGCGGCCGATATCATCGATTTGAACGAGATCGCAAGCACGTCGACCGTTGAACCATCGGTATTCACTCATGGTGACATTCCGTAG
- the LOC100843662 gene encoding WD-40 repeat-containing protein MSI4 — translation MKERGGSRAAVDERYAQWKSLIPVLYDWFANHNLVWPSLSCRWGPQFEQATYKNRQRLYLSEQTDGSVPNTLVIANCEVVKPRVAAAEHISQFNEEARSPFVKKFKTIIHPGEVNRIRELPQDSRIIATHTDSPDVLIWDVDSQPNRHAVLGASDSRPDLILRGHQENAEFALAMCPAEPFVLSGGKDKSVVWWSIQDHISGLGDSSKNESSPGASGSKQSGKTANDKDSPKVDPRGVFHGHDSTVEDVQFCPSSAQEFCSVGDDACLILWDARTGTSPAIKVEKAHGGDVHCVDWNLHDVNYILTGSADNSVRMWDRRNLGPGGAGSPVHKFDGHKAAVLCVQWSPDKASVFGSSAEDGFLNVWDHEKAGKKKNPNSPAGLFFQHAGHRDKIVDFQWNSSDPWTIVSVSDDGETTGGGGTLQIWRMSDLIYRPEEEVLSELENFKTHLASCTPRT, via the exons ATGAAGGAGAGAGGCGGGTCgagggcggcggtggacgAGCGCTACGCGCAGTGGAAGTCGCTCATCCCCGTCCTCTATGACTGGTTTGCGAACCACAACCTCGTCTGGCCGTCCCTGTCCTGCCG ATGGGGCCCTCAGTTTGAACAGGCTACCTATAAAAATCGTCAGCGCCTTTACTTATCAGAGCAG ACAGATGGCAGTGTCCCTAATACTCTGGTTATTGCAAATTGTGAAGTTGTGAAACCAAGGGTTGCTGCAGCAGAACATATATCACAG TTCAATGAGGAAGCACGATCACCTTTTGTAAAGAAGTTCAAGACTATCATTCATCCCGGCGAG GTCAACCGAATCAGGGAGCTTCCGCAGGACAGCAGGATCATCGCTACTCATACTGACAGTCCAGAT GTACTTATTTGGGATGTTGACTCCCAGCCAAATAGACATGCTGTCCTAGGAGCAAGTGATTCTCGCCCTGATTTG ATATTGAGAGGACACCAGGAAAATGCTGAGTTTGCCCTTGCCATGTGTCCAGCAGAACCATTTGTACTCTCGGGAG GAAAGGACAAGTCTGTTGTCTGGTGGAGCATCCAAGACCACATATCTGGACTTGGAGATTCCTCAAAAAACGAATCTTCCCCAGGGGCATCAGGCAGCAAGCAGTCTGGCAAAACTGCAAACGATAAGGATAGTCCTAAAGTTGATCCTCGAGGTGTATTCCACGGGCATGATAGCACTGTTGAAGATGTCCAGTTCTGCCCTTCTAG TGCACAGGAGTTCTGCAGCGTAGGTGATGATGCTTGTCTTATTCTTTGGGATGCTCGGACTGGTACCAGCCCAGCTATTAAG GTTGAGAAAGCTCATGGTGGAGACGTTCATTGTGTTGATTGGAATCTCCATGATGTTAACTATATCTTAACTGG TTCTGCTGATAACTCTGTCCGTATGTGGGACCGACGAAATCTGGGGCCTGGAGGAGCTGGCTCTCCAGTTCACAAATTTGATGGCCACAAAGCTGCTGTCCTATGTGTTCAG TGGTCACCTGACAAAGCATCTGTTTTCGGAAGCTCTGCGGAAGATGGTTTCTTAAATGTGTGGGATCACGAGAAG GctgggaagaagaaaaatcccAATTCACCTGCTGGGCTTTTCTTTCAACATGCAGGTCATAG GGATAAGATTGTAGACTTCCAGTGGAACTCCTCAGATCCTTGGACCATTGTGAGTGTTTCTGATGATGGTGAGACCACTGGTGGAGGTGGCACTTTGCAG ATATGGCGTATGAGTGATTTGATCTACCGCCCAGAGGAGGAGGTTCTTTCAGAGCTGGAGAACTTTAAGACTCACTTGGCAAGCTGCACTCCGAGGACTTGA
- the LOC100823254 gene encoding uncharacterized protein LOC100823254 — protein sequence MDGPDVVMPAWSLVRGYLSPATLFLLLNVVIGTIALSSRSQRRRPQNHGDGDHPQHQPQHHQEQQGYNNDRYAPAQPPAPLARTSSVMERLRSLGLYRFRSGDFPPEYNHGLASANVDDDSSKQQPQQQQPQYARSRSEPSVRPPAKKTGNEGEKAAKAKVPKKPSSEVKKLERAPAPARPLVQRAPRAPPAAARVAVATPARQEEDAGGRPEAAAAAGCVDARADDFINKFRQQLQLQRLNSLLNYKEMLNRGT from the coding sequence ATGGACGGGCCGGACGTGGTGATGCCGGCGTGGTCGCTGGTCCGCGGCTACCTCTCCCCGGCGACGCTTTTCCTTCTGCTCAACGTGGTCATCGGCACCATCGCGCTCTCCTCCCGCTcccaacgccgccgcccccaaaaccacggcgacggcgaccacCCACAACACCAACCACAGCATCACCAGGAGCAGCAGGGCTACAACAACGATCGGTACGCTCCTGCGCAACCTCCGGCCCCGCTGGCGCGCACGTCGTCCGTCATGGAGCGGCTGCGCTCCCTCGGCCTCTACCGCTTCCGCTCCGGCGACTTCCCTCCCGAGTACAACCACGGCCTCGCCAGCGCCAATGTCGACGACGACAGCAGCAAGCaacagccgcagcagcagcagcctcagTACGCCAGGAGCCGGTCGGAGCCGTCCGTGAGGCCCCCGGCAAAGAAGACGGGCAACGAGGGGGAGAAGGCGGCCAAGGCGAAGGTGCCGAAGAAGCCGAGCTCcgaggtgaagaagctggagCGCGCCcctgcgccggcgcggccgctCGTGCAGCGCGCCCCGAGGGCTCCTCCTGCGGCGGCTCGCGTGGCCGTggcgacgccggcgaggcaggaggaggatgcgGGGGGGCGGCCCgaggctgcggcagcggcggggtgCGTGGACGCGAGGGCGGACGACTTCATCAACAAGTtccggcagcagctgcagctgcagaggCTCAACTCGCTGCTCAACTACAAGGAGATGCTCAACCGCGGCACGTAG